The following proteins are encoded in a genomic region of Corylus avellana chromosome ca4, CavTom2PMs-1.0:
- the LOC132178712 gene encoding ferric reduction oxidase 7, chloroplastic-like, with product MAVDELYSAQQPLLLSNGAHDNKKNVKIRGFFVSLAKWALKFTMWVVFVAWVALFFLVPTDFGSALYDDWVDATSGTLFGETGSVLLLYSGPIAIIVFLAVPYLLISGEEQHEELLQEKRPPRFRLWTFPVLVDGPFGVVSAAELIGIILFVVFVLWAVYSYTVVNFEILPSYGDLTLKEKRVFMLQMSAYSFGLISLSCLAFLFLPITRGSILLRLIDIPFEHATRYHIWLGNLTMFLLTLHGLCYMIVWAIRGIIPSEIIEWKSDGGANFAGVICYVFGLLIWVTTLPPVRKRYFELFFYTHQLYILFVIFLALHIGDTNFSKAAGGIFLFMLDRFLRFCQSRKTVNVISTTSFPCGTVKLVLSKPGNVPYNALSFIFLRVRELSWLQWHPFSVSSSPLDGKNHLSVLIKTVGDWTTKLSGQVSDIADESQLELPVQPRSQIMASVEGPYGHESPYHLMYEKLILVAGGSGISPFLAILSDIIHLSKEKKPCLPRHVLLVWAVKGSNELSIFSAIGMESICPFSTDELNIEIQTYVTQESEPSLEEGNLHEPASPSLLSIAKGGSMSVLVGTGNKIWVGSYVILSTIGFVISLGLLDICYINPFSISYWWYKGLLFVACMVISTFIFGGLVVGLWCLWEKRTIAREEVQEDGEKIDMMQHNAATDKNLCQETLANSYSVRYGCRPDFREIFGSVSDGWGHVDVGVIVCGPPTLQSSVAKECRLQNLKRRKNGPIFHFNSHSFNL from the exons ATGGCCGTGGACGAGTTATACTCTGCTCAACAACCTCTTCTTCTTTCCAATGGAGCTCATGATAACAAGAAGAATGTCAAGATACGGGGCTTCTTCGTCTCATTGGCTAAATGGGCTCTCAAATTTACTATGTGGGTTGTATTCGTTGCCTGGGTTGCTCTCTTTTTTCTGGTTCCTACAGACTTCGGGAGCGCCCTATATGATGACTGGGTTGATGCTACCAGTGGAACGCTGTTTGGGGAGACAG GGAGCGTCTTGCTGTTATACAGCGGCCCCATTGCAATTATTGTTTTCCTTGCTGTCCCATATCTTCTTATCTCTGGGGAAGAGCAACATGAAGAACTGCTGCAAGA GAAGAGGCCTCCAAGATTCCGATTGTGGACTTTTCCCGTTCTGGTGGATGGACCATTTGGGGTTGTTTCCGCTGCCGAGTTGATTGGGATAATCCTCTTTGTTGTGTTTGTTCTCTGGGCTGTTTATTCCTATACTGTAGTGAACTTTGAAATTTTACCTAGCTATGGTGATTTGACCCTCAAAGAAAAGAG GGTCTTTATGTTGCAAATGTCAGCATATTCCTTTGGCTTGATTTCTTTATCTTGCTTggcctttctctttctccccaTCACCAGGGGATCAATTCTTCTCCGCCTTATTGATATACCTTTTGAGCATGCCACCAGATATCATATATGGTTGGGAAATCTCACAATGTTCCTCCTTACTCTTCATGGACTTTGCTATATGATTGTATGGGCAATAAGGGGCATCATACCATCTGAA ATTATCGAGTGGAAAAGTGATGGTGGTGCGAACTTTGCTGGGGTTATCTGCTATGTATTTGGTCTGTTGATCTGGGTGACTACACTACCTCCTGTGAGAAAGCGATATTTTGAGCTTTTCTTCTACACACATCAGCTCTACATACTTTTTGTCATCTTCTTGGCCTTGCATATTGGTGATACCAATTTTAGCAAAGCTGCTGGAGGAATATTTCTATTCATGCTTGATCGCTTTCTGAGGTTCTGCCAGTCACGGAAGACAGTCAATGTAATTTCAACAACCAGCTTTCCGTGTGGAACCGTGAAATTGGTTCTTTCCAAACCTGGAA ACGTGCCATACAATGCCCTCAGTTTCATCTTCCTCCGAGTGCGGGAATTATCTTGGCTGCAATGGCATCCTTTCAGTGTTTCATCAAGTCCTTTGGATGGCAAAAATCATCTTTCGGTCCTTATAAAGACTGTCGGGGACTGGACAACAAAGCTAAGTGGACAAGTCTCAGATATCGCTGACGAATCTCAACTAGAGCTACCTGTCCAACCTCGTTCTCAGATTATGGCTTCTGTAGAGGGGCCTTATGGGCATGAATCACCATACCACTTGAT GTATGAAAAGCTTATATTGGTTGCAGGAGGCAGTGGGATCTCCCCATTCTTAGCTATATTGAGTGATATTATCCATCTTTCTAAGGAGAAAAAACCTTGTCTACCAAGACATGTTTTACTTGTTTGGGCCGTAAAAGGATCAAATgagctttctattttttctgcAATTGGCATGGAGTCAATCTGTCCATTTTCCACTGATGAATTGAATATTGAAATTCAAACTTATGTGACGCAAGAATCAGAGCCTTCATTG GAGGAGGGTAATCTTCACGAGCCTGCAAGCCCTTCACTTCTCTCAATCGCCAAGGGAGGGAGCATGTCAGTTTTGGTTGGTACTGGAAATAAGATATGGGTTGGAAGTTATGTTATCCTATCTACAATTGGCTTTGTTATCTCTTTGGGTTTGTTAGACATCTGTTACATAAATCCTTTCAGTATATCATATTGGTGGTACAAAGGCCTTCTGTTTGTAGCATGCATGGTTATAAGTACTTTCATCTTTGGGGGCCTTGTGGTTGGTTTATGGTGTCTTTGGGAAAAAAGGACCATAGCCAGGGAAGAAGTTCAGGAAGATGGGGAAAAGATTGACATGATGCAGCATAATGCAGCGACAGACAAGAACTTATGCCAGGAAACGCTTGCTAATTCATATTCTGTTCGGTATGGTTGCAGACCAGACTTCAGAG AAATTTTTGGTTCAGTATCAGATGGTTGGGGCCATGTTGATGTGGGTGTCATTGTGTGCGGTCCCCCAACTCTTCAGTCAAGTGTTGCTAAAGAGTGTAGGTTGCAGAAtctgaaaagaagaaagaatggcCCGATCTTCCATTTCAACAGCCATAGTTTTAATTTGTAG